A genome region from Ptiloglossa arizonensis isolate GNS036 chromosome 4, iyPtiAriz1_principal, whole genome shotgun sequence includes the following:
- the Corn gene encoding microtubule-binding protein cornetto isoform X2: MRNRGRSVSSIGYEIRGNFARVPVKRNVKKQERGNCSRGGVPRRFISENGNHEMNVSPNNEQANLEMETPLEDNSLKVSPVQNVARQDSGVPEDLASPVGDTSKLLNEEDPDGTMNSDCNITVIHVTESQSHKADQSLGCDRKDYAGEGKDSKDGSDSGVEGCATEVPRVRSRNSIDYASSCGGLDEASCDSSLVSCCSVYEDPCATLPDDVRLTTGGEGTSEGGSESSSIAGSVSARTNRTNTKRTVPASSVGKKKTSATETQKTTRAKPAPASTTYVATTPRSKLRTTTPRSILNKAQPVTRDRARSREKSTTKESTCEGTSTIGRASTTFRSGTVAMPPRTRTRPIPDSLPSALTTEINKDLAQRGRGPSGSCRSRGGSSTRGARTPSSTPSEEVRKPISTPRVPYTGRTDPARTTRTDKMTISADNKALDTYATLPRRNRTKISIPKTNEKTDKVARSRSGSRDASLSRQVERKGVSKESSVHKSLPPYPRHKIAEKTRIYHETSVQTGLTGQDIENALSGVPSAVAGPEVVERLHEGCQTEGTWEDMQAMQTDLKRLNEETSCQKEENQKLKAEITEVKRLLEEEQADHAFARQELDRNAQRVLAMLGTPQSEHAEGSDSFLELECHLQSSGQVVASQQIEIADLQSLCRMLSRDLEKSLAAQKALLQQQQELEVESAEMQDFLQEEKATLADALKEAETELTKKEEMLAKRGMELERQTEECKHLVRISEQRRQENLSMSMKLNAVERRSRELLLTQGAAVSGAAVALSGLGTRLEGLVDQLITSYNISVKDLEDVIYHNEAYSRSNSSIESSPVSSKHSLKECTPSPKSGSFVSAVIGAIRNAATHPFATKNTDKKPTLESAKQIYKELSMESSSDLLDFETEPCLMMESVLEDVPLPDTYSHNMVSSSDSLRRALSFPETVDESNLKKTRINDECSSLTNLTQAILHRRKVENEEDDDCDSISESDTGTNDGPLASDYCPAVGLVDQVIDVDNLVTKLLKVLRIIQLDNDTCIQELKEEKSELETKLEVTVTELEELRKIVDNLHQPEEILSNTSDRRRSAMENCRLLIKEMSNGIIPL, from the exons ATGAGGAATCGGGGGCGAAGTGTGTCATCGATCGGGTACGAAATTCGCGGAAATTTCGCTCGTGTGCCCGTTAAGCGTAACGTAAAAAAACAGGAAAGAGGAAATTGTTCTCGTGGCGGAGTCCCCCGCAGATTTATATCCGAA aatggcaacCACGAAATGAACGTCTCCCCGAACAACGAGCAAGCCAACCTCGAGATGGAGACGCCTCTCGAGGACAATAGTCTGAAAGTGTCACCGGTGCAGAACGTGGCCAGGCAGGATTCTGGTGTACCGGAGGATCTGGCGTCGCCCGTGGGCGACACCAGTAAGCTGTTGAACGAGGAAGACCCGGACGGGACGATGAACAGCGACTGTAACATCACCGTGATTCACGTGACGGAGTCACAGTCGCATAAAGCCGATCAGAGTCTAGGCTGCGACAGGAAGGATTACGCGGGCGAAGGAAAGGACAGCAAGGATGGCAGTGACAGTGGCGTGGAGGGCTGTGCCACCGAGGTTCCGAGG gtgcgaagTCGTAACAGCATCGACTACGCGAGCAGTTGCGGTGGCCTGGACGAGGCGTCCTGCGACTCCAGCTTGGTGAGCTGTTGCTCCGTATACGAGGATCCCTGTGCCACGCTGCCCGACGATGTGAGACTGACCACCGGTGGCGAGGGAACCAGCGAAGGCGGCAGCGAGAGTTCCTCCATCGCCGGGAGCGTGTCCGCCCGCACGAACAGAACGAACACCAAGAGAACCGTGCCCGCCTCGAGCGTCGGTAAGAAGAAGACCAGCGCAACAGAGACGCAGAAGACCACCCGCGCGAAGCCTGCACCAGCGAGCACCACCTATGTGGCGACCACACCGCGCTCGAAGCTTCGCACCACCACGCCTAGGAGTATCTTGAACAAGGCGCAGCCGGTGACGAGGGATCGGGCTAGGTCCAGGGAGAAATCAACGACGAAAGAGAGCACCTGCGAAGGTACATCGACCATTGGTCGCGCGTCGACGACATTCCGCTCGGGAACTGTCGCGATGCCCCCACGTACCAGGACGAGACCTATCCCCGACTCGTTGCCATCAGCGTTGACCACAGAGATCAACAAGGACCTGGCGCAACGCGGACGCGGTCCCAGCGGTAGCTGCAGGTCCAGAGGAGGATCCAGTACGCGTGGCGCGCGCACACCGAGCTCAACACCGTCCGAGGAGGTACGAAAACCTATATCCACCCCGAGGGTGCCTTATACGGGCCGCACGGACCCGGCTAGAACTACCAGAACCGATAAGATGACCATCAGCGCAGACAACAAGGCCCTGGACACGTACGCGACGCTACCGAGAAGAAACAGGACGAAGATCAGCATTCCCAAGACCAACGAGAAGACCGACAAGGTCGCCAGAAGTAGGTCCGGAAGCAGAGACGCCAGTCTGAGCAGGCAGGTCGAGAGAAAGGGCGTGAGCAAGGAGTCCTCCGTCCACAAAAGTCTACCGCCTTACCCTAGACACAAGATAGCGGAGAAGACACGTATTTATCACGAGACCAGCGTACAAACTGGTTTGACCGGTCAGGATATAGAGAACGCATTGTCCGGGGTGCCTAGCGCAGTCGCGGGCCCGGAAGTGGTCGAGAGACTCCACGAGGGCTGTCAGACCGAGGGCACGTGGGAGGACATGCAGGCAATGCAGACCGATCTGAAACGGTTGAACGAGGAGACCTCGTGTCAGAAAGAGGAGAACCAGAAACTGAAGGCCGAGATCACCGAGGTGAAACGTCTGCTCGAGGAGGAGCAGGCAGATCATGCGTTCGCGAGGCAGGAACTGGATAGGAACGCGCAACGGGTGTTGGCGATGCTGGGAACCCCTCAATCGGAGCACGCGG AGGGCAGCGACAGTTTCTTGGAGCTCGAGTGCCATTTGCAGTCTTCCGGACAAGTTGTTGCTAGTCAGCAGATAGAAATAGCGGACCTACAGTCTTTGTGCCGTATGTTGAGTAGG GATTTGGAGAAGAGTTTGGCTGCCCAGAAGGCGTTGCTACAACAACAACAGGAATTAGAAGTGGAATCTGCCGAAATGCAAGACTTCCTTCAAGAAGAGAAAGCTACTTTGGCGGATGCTCTGAAAGAGGCAGAGACAGAG CTTACAAAGAAGGAAGAGATGTTGGCGAAACGTGGAATGGAATTGGAAAGGCAAACCGAAGAGTGCAAGCATTTAGTACGAATCAGTGAACAACGAAG GCAGGAGAATTTATCCATGAGCATGAAATTGAACGCAGTTGAACGACGAAGCAGAGAACTGCTACTTACACAAGGAGCTGCCGTTTCCGGTGCCGCGGTTGCACTTTCCGGTTTGGGAACTCGGTTAGAAGGATTGGTAGACCAGTTAATAACTTCCTACAACATCTCGGTGAAAGATCTCGAG GACGTAATATATCATAACGAGGCATACAGCAGAAGCAATAGCAGCATCGAGTCGAGTCCTGTTAGTTCCAAACATAGTCTGAAAGAGTGTACACCTAGTCCAAAAAGTGGTTCCTTCGTTTCCGCGGTAATTGGGGCCATCCGGAACGCGGCAACGCATCCTTTCGCAACgaaaaatacagataaaaaGCCTACATTAGAATCGGCCAAACAAATATACAAAG AATTGAGTATGGAATCCTCGTCCGACCTGCTCGATTTTGAAACAGAACCGTGCTTGATGATGGAAAGCGTGTTGGAGGACGTTCCTCTACCTGACACGTACTCGCATAACATGGTATCGAGCAGCGATTCGCTTCGCAGAGCTTTGAGCTTTCCTGAGACAGTGGACGAGAGTAATCTCAAAAAGACGCGCATCAACGACGAGTGTTCCAGCCTAACGAATCTTACGCAAGCGATTCTGCATCGTCGTAAG GTGGAGAACGAGGAGGACGATGATTGCGATTCGATCAGCGAATCTGATACTGGTACCAACGATGGTCCGCTGGCTTCGGATTACTGTCCCGCTGTTGGTCTTGTTGATCAAGTCATCGACGTAGACAATCTTGTTACCAAATTGTTGAAAGTACTACGGATAATACAGCTCGATAACGACACGTGTATACAGGAGCTGAAAGAGGAGAA ATCCGAATTAGAAACAAAGTTGGAGGTAACCGTTACGGAATTAGAGGAGCTTCGTAAAATAGTGGACAACCTTCATCAGCCAGAAGAGATTTTAAGCAATACGTCGGACAGAAGGCGTAGCGCGATGGAAAATTGTCGTCTGCTGATCAAAGAG ATGTCAAATGGAATAATTCCTCTATAG
- the Corn gene encoding microtubule-binding protein cornetto isoform X1 produces MRNRGRSVSSIGYEIRGNFARVPVKRNVKKQERGNCSRGGVPRRFISENGNHEMNVSPNNEQANLEMETPLEDNSLKVSPVQNVARQDSGVPEDLASPVGDTSKLLNEEDPDGTMNSDCNITVIHVTESQSHKADQSLGCDRKDYAGEGKDSKDGSDSGVEGCATEVPRVRSRNSIDYASSCGGLDEASCDSSLVSCCSVYEDPCATLPDDVRLTTGGEGTSEGGSESSSIAGSVSARTNRTNTKRTVPASSVGKKKTSATETQKTTRAKPAPASTTYVATTPRSKLRTTTPRSILNKAQPVTRDRARSREKSTTKESTCEGTSTIGRASTTFRSGTVAMPPRTRTRPIPDSLPSALTTEINKDLAQRGRGPSGSCRSRGGSSTRGARTPSSTPSEEVRKPISTPRVPYTGRTDPARTTRTDKMTISADNKALDTYATLPRRNRTKISIPKTNEKTDKVARSRSGSRDASLSRQVERKGVSKESSVHKSLPPYPRHKIAEKTRIYHETSVQTGLTGQDIENALSGVPSAVAGPEVVERLHEGCQTEGTWEDMQAMQTDLKRLNEETSCQKEENQKLKAEITEVKRLLEEEQADHAFARQELDRNAQRVLAMLGTPQSEHAEGSDSFLELECHLQSSGQVVASQQIEIADLQSLCRMLSRDLEKSLAAQKALLQQQQELEVESAEMQDFLQEEKATLADALKEAETELTKKEEMLAKRGMELERQTEECKHLVRISEQRRQENLSMSMKLNAVERRSRELLLTQGAAVSGAAVALSGLGTRLEGLVDQLITSYNISVKDLEDVIYHNEAYSRSNSSIESSPVSSKHSLKECTPSPKSGSFVSAVIGAIRNAATHPFATKNTDKKPTLESAKQIYKELSMESSSDLLDFETEPCLMMESVLEDVPLPDTYSHNMVSSSDSLRRALSFPETVDESNLKKTRINDECSSLTNLTQAILHRRKVENEEDDDCDSISESDTGTNDGPLASDYCPAVGLVDQVIDVDNLVTKLLKVLRIIQLDNDTCIQELKEEKSELETKLEVTVTELEELRKIVDNLHQPEEILSNTSDRRRSAMENCRLLIKEAGKEELKFHEPAVANSSGPGEGTDCEDLNANAAAQLPS; encoded by the exons ATGAGGAATCGGGGGCGAAGTGTGTCATCGATCGGGTACGAAATTCGCGGAAATTTCGCTCGTGTGCCCGTTAAGCGTAACGTAAAAAAACAGGAAAGAGGAAATTGTTCTCGTGGCGGAGTCCCCCGCAGATTTATATCCGAA aatggcaacCACGAAATGAACGTCTCCCCGAACAACGAGCAAGCCAACCTCGAGATGGAGACGCCTCTCGAGGACAATAGTCTGAAAGTGTCACCGGTGCAGAACGTGGCCAGGCAGGATTCTGGTGTACCGGAGGATCTGGCGTCGCCCGTGGGCGACACCAGTAAGCTGTTGAACGAGGAAGACCCGGACGGGACGATGAACAGCGACTGTAACATCACCGTGATTCACGTGACGGAGTCACAGTCGCATAAAGCCGATCAGAGTCTAGGCTGCGACAGGAAGGATTACGCGGGCGAAGGAAAGGACAGCAAGGATGGCAGTGACAGTGGCGTGGAGGGCTGTGCCACCGAGGTTCCGAGG gtgcgaagTCGTAACAGCATCGACTACGCGAGCAGTTGCGGTGGCCTGGACGAGGCGTCCTGCGACTCCAGCTTGGTGAGCTGTTGCTCCGTATACGAGGATCCCTGTGCCACGCTGCCCGACGATGTGAGACTGACCACCGGTGGCGAGGGAACCAGCGAAGGCGGCAGCGAGAGTTCCTCCATCGCCGGGAGCGTGTCCGCCCGCACGAACAGAACGAACACCAAGAGAACCGTGCCCGCCTCGAGCGTCGGTAAGAAGAAGACCAGCGCAACAGAGACGCAGAAGACCACCCGCGCGAAGCCTGCACCAGCGAGCACCACCTATGTGGCGACCACACCGCGCTCGAAGCTTCGCACCACCACGCCTAGGAGTATCTTGAACAAGGCGCAGCCGGTGACGAGGGATCGGGCTAGGTCCAGGGAGAAATCAACGACGAAAGAGAGCACCTGCGAAGGTACATCGACCATTGGTCGCGCGTCGACGACATTCCGCTCGGGAACTGTCGCGATGCCCCCACGTACCAGGACGAGACCTATCCCCGACTCGTTGCCATCAGCGTTGACCACAGAGATCAACAAGGACCTGGCGCAACGCGGACGCGGTCCCAGCGGTAGCTGCAGGTCCAGAGGAGGATCCAGTACGCGTGGCGCGCGCACACCGAGCTCAACACCGTCCGAGGAGGTACGAAAACCTATATCCACCCCGAGGGTGCCTTATACGGGCCGCACGGACCCGGCTAGAACTACCAGAACCGATAAGATGACCATCAGCGCAGACAACAAGGCCCTGGACACGTACGCGACGCTACCGAGAAGAAACAGGACGAAGATCAGCATTCCCAAGACCAACGAGAAGACCGACAAGGTCGCCAGAAGTAGGTCCGGAAGCAGAGACGCCAGTCTGAGCAGGCAGGTCGAGAGAAAGGGCGTGAGCAAGGAGTCCTCCGTCCACAAAAGTCTACCGCCTTACCCTAGACACAAGATAGCGGAGAAGACACGTATTTATCACGAGACCAGCGTACAAACTGGTTTGACCGGTCAGGATATAGAGAACGCATTGTCCGGGGTGCCTAGCGCAGTCGCGGGCCCGGAAGTGGTCGAGAGACTCCACGAGGGCTGTCAGACCGAGGGCACGTGGGAGGACATGCAGGCAATGCAGACCGATCTGAAACGGTTGAACGAGGAGACCTCGTGTCAGAAAGAGGAGAACCAGAAACTGAAGGCCGAGATCACCGAGGTGAAACGTCTGCTCGAGGAGGAGCAGGCAGATCATGCGTTCGCGAGGCAGGAACTGGATAGGAACGCGCAACGGGTGTTGGCGATGCTGGGAACCCCTCAATCGGAGCACGCGG AGGGCAGCGACAGTTTCTTGGAGCTCGAGTGCCATTTGCAGTCTTCCGGACAAGTTGTTGCTAGTCAGCAGATAGAAATAGCGGACCTACAGTCTTTGTGCCGTATGTTGAGTAGG GATTTGGAGAAGAGTTTGGCTGCCCAGAAGGCGTTGCTACAACAACAACAGGAATTAGAAGTGGAATCTGCCGAAATGCAAGACTTCCTTCAAGAAGAGAAAGCTACTTTGGCGGATGCTCTGAAAGAGGCAGAGACAGAG CTTACAAAGAAGGAAGAGATGTTGGCGAAACGTGGAATGGAATTGGAAAGGCAAACCGAAGAGTGCAAGCATTTAGTACGAATCAGTGAACAACGAAG GCAGGAGAATTTATCCATGAGCATGAAATTGAACGCAGTTGAACGACGAAGCAGAGAACTGCTACTTACACAAGGAGCTGCCGTTTCCGGTGCCGCGGTTGCACTTTCCGGTTTGGGAACTCGGTTAGAAGGATTGGTAGACCAGTTAATAACTTCCTACAACATCTCGGTGAAAGATCTCGAG GACGTAATATATCATAACGAGGCATACAGCAGAAGCAATAGCAGCATCGAGTCGAGTCCTGTTAGTTCCAAACATAGTCTGAAAGAGTGTACACCTAGTCCAAAAAGTGGTTCCTTCGTTTCCGCGGTAATTGGGGCCATCCGGAACGCGGCAACGCATCCTTTCGCAACgaaaaatacagataaaaaGCCTACATTAGAATCGGCCAAACAAATATACAAAG AATTGAGTATGGAATCCTCGTCCGACCTGCTCGATTTTGAAACAGAACCGTGCTTGATGATGGAAAGCGTGTTGGAGGACGTTCCTCTACCTGACACGTACTCGCATAACATGGTATCGAGCAGCGATTCGCTTCGCAGAGCTTTGAGCTTTCCTGAGACAGTGGACGAGAGTAATCTCAAAAAGACGCGCATCAACGACGAGTGTTCCAGCCTAACGAATCTTACGCAAGCGATTCTGCATCGTCGTAAG GTGGAGAACGAGGAGGACGATGATTGCGATTCGATCAGCGAATCTGATACTGGTACCAACGATGGTCCGCTGGCTTCGGATTACTGTCCCGCTGTTGGTCTTGTTGATCAAGTCATCGACGTAGACAATCTTGTTACCAAATTGTTGAAAGTACTACGGATAATACAGCTCGATAACGACACGTGTATACAGGAGCTGAAAGAGGAGAA ATCCGAATTAGAAACAAAGTTGGAGGTAACCGTTACGGAATTAGAGGAGCTTCGTAAAATAGTGGACAACCTTCATCAGCCAGAAGAGATTTTAAGCAATACGTCGGACAGAAGGCGTAGCGCGATGGAAAATTGTCGTCTGCTGATCAAAGAG GCGGGTAAGgaggaattaaaatttcacgagCCCGCAGTTGCTAATAGTAGTGGCCCTGGAGAAGGTACAGACTGCGAAGATCTCAACGCAAACGCAGCGGCTCAACTTCCTTCCTAA
- the LOC143146204 gene encoding uncharacterized protein LOC143146204, producing the protein MVVGEGNVRKIHGDGLSLMLPLNEQILEITGDGCSVTVAKNCGSVRVIGDGCRLRIDLNLGDVEYTGDGGRVLLGPKSSRSKVRYVGDGGKVTSDGEKKTKNRKVERSSKITDETRAKDADANKKNSGEKTKNPPNERREQKGSDRGKKQEKVVKIVARSNCDEQVVTRWFVNPGTVIKSFDGATFVKIGSAERKIKVK; encoded by the coding sequence ATGGTCGTGGGGGAAGGAAACGTGAGGAAGATACACGGCGACGGTCTCTCCTTAATGTTGCCGTTGAACGAACAGATCCTGGAAATTACGGGCGACGGATGCAGCGTCACTGTGGCGAAGAACTGCGGAAGCGTGCGCGTCATCGGCGATGGATGTCGATTACGGATCGATTTGAATTTGGGCGACGTAGAATACACTGGAGACGGTGGTCGGGTGTTACTGGGTCCCAAATCGTCGAGGAGCAAGGTTAGGTACGTGGGAGATGGCGGTAAGGTGACCTCTGACGgcgagaagaaaacgaagaaccgaAAAGTCGAACGATCATCGAAGATTAccgacgaaacgcgcgcgaagGACGCCGATGCGAACAAAAAGAATAGtggggagaagacgaagaacccACCGAACGAAAGGAGAGAACAAAAAGGATCCGATCGCGGTAAGAAACAGGAGAAAGTGGTAAAGATCGTCGCGAGATCGAACTGTGACGAGCAGGTTGTGACCAGATGGTTCGTGAACCCCGGAACGGTCATTAAATCTTTCGATGGCGCCACTTTTGTGaagattggatcagcagaaagaAAGATCAAGGTAAAATGA
- the Corn gene encoding microtubule-binding protein cornetto isoform X3, producing MNVSPNNEQANLEMETPLEDNSLKVSPVQNVARQDSGVPEDLASPVGDTSKLLNEEDPDGTMNSDCNITVIHVTESQSHKADQSLGCDRKDYAGEGKDSKDGSDSGVEGCATEVPRVRSRNSIDYASSCGGLDEASCDSSLVSCCSVYEDPCATLPDDVRLTTGGEGTSEGGSESSSIAGSVSARTNRTNTKRTVPASSVGKKKTSATETQKTTRAKPAPASTTYVATTPRSKLRTTTPRSILNKAQPVTRDRARSREKSTTKESTCEGTSTIGRASTTFRSGTVAMPPRTRTRPIPDSLPSALTTEINKDLAQRGRGPSGSCRSRGGSSTRGARTPSSTPSEEVRKPISTPRVPYTGRTDPARTTRTDKMTISADNKALDTYATLPRRNRTKISIPKTNEKTDKVARSRSGSRDASLSRQVERKGVSKESSVHKSLPPYPRHKIAEKTRIYHETSVQTGLTGQDIENALSGVPSAVAGPEVVERLHEGCQTEGTWEDMQAMQTDLKRLNEETSCQKEENQKLKAEITEVKRLLEEEQADHAFARQELDRNAQRVLAMLGTPQSEHAEGSDSFLELECHLQSSGQVVASQQIEIADLQSLCRMLSRDLEKSLAAQKALLQQQQELEVESAEMQDFLQEEKATLADALKEAETELTKKEEMLAKRGMELERQTEECKHLVRISEQRRQENLSMSMKLNAVERRSRELLLTQGAAVSGAAVALSGLGTRLEGLVDQLITSYNISVKDLEDVIYHNEAYSRSNSSIESSPVSSKHSLKECTPSPKSGSFVSAVIGAIRNAATHPFATKNTDKKPTLESAKQIYKELSMESSSDLLDFETEPCLMMESVLEDVPLPDTYSHNMVSSSDSLRRALSFPETVDESNLKKTRINDECSSLTNLTQAILHRRKVENEEDDDCDSISESDTGTNDGPLASDYCPAVGLVDQVIDVDNLVTKLLKVLRIIQLDNDTCIQELKEEKSELETKLEVTVTELEELRKIVDNLHQPEEILSNTSDRRRSAMENCRLLIKEAGKEELKFHEPAVANSSGPGEGTDCEDLNANAAAQLPS from the exons ATGAACGTCTCCCCGAACAACGAGCAAGCCAACCTCGAGATGGAGACGCCTCTCGAGGACAATAGTCTGAAAGTGTCACCGGTGCAGAACGTGGCCAGGCAGGATTCTGGTGTACCGGAGGATCTGGCGTCGCCCGTGGGCGACACCAGTAAGCTGTTGAACGAGGAAGACCCGGACGGGACGATGAACAGCGACTGTAACATCACCGTGATTCACGTGACGGAGTCACAGTCGCATAAAGCCGATCAGAGTCTAGGCTGCGACAGGAAGGATTACGCGGGCGAAGGAAAGGACAGCAAGGATGGCAGTGACAGTGGCGTGGAGGGCTGTGCCACCGAGGTTCCGAGG gtgcgaagTCGTAACAGCATCGACTACGCGAGCAGTTGCGGTGGCCTGGACGAGGCGTCCTGCGACTCCAGCTTGGTGAGCTGTTGCTCCGTATACGAGGATCCCTGTGCCACGCTGCCCGACGATGTGAGACTGACCACCGGTGGCGAGGGAACCAGCGAAGGCGGCAGCGAGAGTTCCTCCATCGCCGGGAGCGTGTCCGCCCGCACGAACAGAACGAACACCAAGAGAACCGTGCCCGCCTCGAGCGTCGGTAAGAAGAAGACCAGCGCAACAGAGACGCAGAAGACCACCCGCGCGAAGCCTGCACCAGCGAGCACCACCTATGTGGCGACCACACCGCGCTCGAAGCTTCGCACCACCACGCCTAGGAGTATCTTGAACAAGGCGCAGCCGGTGACGAGGGATCGGGCTAGGTCCAGGGAGAAATCAACGACGAAAGAGAGCACCTGCGAAGGTACATCGACCATTGGTCGCGCGTCGACGACATTCCGCTCGGGAACTGTCGCGATGCCCCCACGTACCAGGACGAGACCTATCCCCGACTCGTTGCCATCAGCGTTGACCACAGAGATCAACAAGGACCTGGCGCAACGCGGACGCGGTCCCAGCGGTAGCTGCAGGTCCAGAGGAGGATCCAGTACGCGTGGCGCGCGCACACCGAGCTCAACACCGTCCGAGGAGGTACGAAAACCTATATCCACCCCGAGGGTGCCTTATACGGGCCGCACGGACCCGGCTAGAACTACCAGAACCGATAAGATGACCATCAGCGCAGACAACAAGGCCCTGGACACGTACGCGACGCTACCGAGAAGAAACAGGACGAAGATCAGCATTCCCAAGACCAACGAGAAGACCGACAAGGTCGCCAGAAGTAGGTCCGGAAGCAGAGACGCCAGTCTGAGCAGGCAGGTCGAGAGAAAGGGCGTGAGCAAGGAGTCCTCCGTCCACAAAAGTCTACCGCCTTACCCTAGACACAAGATAGCGGAGAAGACACGTATTTATCACGAGACCAGCGTACAAACTGGTTTGACCGGTCAGGATATAGAGAACGCATTGTCCGGGGTGCCTAGCGCAGTCGCGGGCCCGGAAGTGGTCGAGAGACTCCACGAGGGCTGTCAGACCGAGGGCACGTGGGAGGACATGCAGGCAATGCAGACCGATCTGAAACGGTTGAACGAGGAGACCTCGTGTCAGAAAGAGGAGAACCAGAAACTGAAGGCCGAGATCACCGAGGTGAAACGTCTGCTCGAGGAGGAGCAGGCAGATCATGCGTTCGCGAGGCAGGAACTGGATAGGAACGCGCAACGGGTGTTGGCGATGCTGGGAACCCCTCAATCGGAGCACGCGG AGGGCAGCGACAGTTTCTTGGAGCTCGAGTGCCATTTGCAGTCTTCCGGACAAGTTGTTGCTAGTCAGCAGATAGAAATAGCGGACCTACAGTCTTTGTGCCGTATGTTGAGTAGG GATTTGGAGAAGAGTTTGGCTGCCCAGAAGGCGTTGCTACAACAACAACAGGAATTAGAAGTGGAATCTGCCGAAATGCAAGACTTCCTTCAAGAAGAGAAAGCTACTTTGGCGGATGCTCTGAAAGAGGCAGAGACAGAG CTTACAAAGAAGGAAGAGATGTTGGCGAAACGTGGAATGGAATTGGAAAGGCAAACCGAAGAGTGCAAGCATTTAGTACGAATCAGTGAACAACGAAG GCAGGAGAATTTATCCATGAGCATGAAATTGAACGCAGTTGAACGACGAAGCAGAGAACTGCTACTTACACAAGGAGCTGCCGTTTCCGGTGCCGCGGTTGCACTTTCCGGTTTGGGAACTCGGTTAGAAGGATTGGTAGACCAGTTAATAACTTCCTACAACATCTCGGTGAAAGATCTCGAG GACGTAATATATCATAACGAGGCATACAGCAGAAGCAATAGCAGCATCGAGTCGAGTCCTGTTAGTTCCAAACATAGTCTGAAAGAGTGTACACCTAGTCCAAAAAGTGGTTCCTTCGTTTCCGCGGTAATTGGGGCCATCCGGAACGCGGCAACGCATCCTTTCGCAACgaaaaatacagataaaaaGCCTACATTAGAATCGGCCAAACAAATATACAAAG AATTGAGTATGGAATCCTCGTCCGACCTGCTCGATTTTGAAACAGAACCGTGCTTGATGATGGAAAGCGTGTTGGAGGACGTTCCTCTACCTGACACGTACTCGCATAACATGGTATCGAGCAGCGATTCGCTTCGCAGAGCTTTGAGCTTTCCTGAGACAGTGGACGAGAGTAATCTCAAAAAGACGCGCATCAACGACGAGTGTTCCAGCCTAACGAATCTTACGCAAGCGATTCTGCATCGTCGTAAG GTGGAGAACGAGGAGGACGATGATTGCGATTCGATCAGCGAATCTGATACTGGTACCAACGATGGTCCGCTGGCTTCGGATTACTGTCCCGCTGTTGGTCTTGTTGATCAAGTCATCGACGTAGACAATCTTGTTACCAAATTGTTGAAAGTACTACGGATAATACAGCTCGATAACGACACGTGTATACAGGAGCTGAAAGAGGAGAA ATCCGAATTAGAAACAAAGTTGGAGGTAACCGTTACGGAATTAGAGGAGCTTCGTAAAATAGTGGACAACCTTCATCAGCCAGAAGAGATTTTAAGCAATACGTCGGACAGAAGGCGTAGCGCGATGGAAAATTGTCGTCTGCTGATCAAAGAG GCGGGTAAGgaggaattaaaatttcacgagCCCGCAGTTGCTAATAGTAGTGGCCCTGGAGAAGGTACAGACTGCGAAGATCTCAACGCAAACGCAGCGGCTCAACTTCCTTCCTAA